The genomic segment TTACATCGCATGCTGCAGATTGCTCCTGAGCTTGGCGTAGTTCATGGCTCTTTCCTGCTGCTGACGAGCCTCTTCTTGCTGTCTCTGGGCCAGCATCCACGTCACCTGGGAACTAGAAAAATTACATGAATTAGCCCAGaggtctgcaacctgcagctctagagccacatgtggctctttcaTTCATCACAATTGATTCTAAACAAATTCTAATCCCAGTCTCACACAATAGACACTCCATTAGGATTTAAGGAAACCATGAGAGTGCAAATTAATAAAGAAATGTTTCAAATGACAGCACAAAACTAAGGGTCATCATGTAGGAAAACTTAAATTACATTAAAGCAACCTTGCTTCTGTTAATTACggctagggatagaccgattatcgtccGGGCCGATTGccaatgccgatatttggcattttgacataAAGACGGCATCTCAATGAACTGTGAATtcttgcgaacgtagcgaatttTGGGTTTTCATTACCATTTGTAAGaagttcacagacagtttttacttgttgcaaatacattttgaacacattcagacaatttttcactgtctgcaaagatcatttgaaaccttttacgaaccccgGCGAAAAGCCAAAATTCGCTTTAcgtttgcatgcatttgttgctcagtgagatatagtgaacttttcatttatgtattaaTGTAAATGTCCACTTTATAATGCTGACACTGGAAACTacctacattttttaaaattacaaatttagctaaaattaagaaattatgttgacattttggaaaattgtATTTGCAGTAGAAAACCTTAGAGAATTATTTActtgcttttttattattatttagtttaataGATGGTATTGACCCGGAAAGCtccatgcaattaaaaaaaaaaatcattttttaaacaaagctgtctttTCTTTAGATTTTAAATTCAAAGAAACACCTTCAAAgtgaaaatttgaaaagttgttttaacaagCATGCTTTAAAGGCATTGTCCATGACGGAATGTAGTCTCTTAGGTCATGACAaaagtaccattcaactagCTTTAACTCAATCATTCATCAGAAAAATTCTGGAAATAGTtttttaaggttgaaaagttcccaAGTGTTGCTTAGAATAATTAAGCAATAAGAAAACAATAAATTTCTACATTTCAATGACTGCAGTGACATTTTGCAGCAAAGACTTCCATACTTGTAATCCATGGGTGTCTGGTGGTGCTGAGGTGCCTGTTGATGGTGTTGTTGCGGGTGTTGGTGGGGCTGCGGCTGGTCATGAGGGAGTGCGTAGACACCCATGTAGCTGTCATCACGACCCCGTTTAGGGTCTCGCATGGCAGTGGAGGTGAGGTGGGGGGATGGTAACATGACTGGAGTTTGAATGCCCTGCTGCCACACTTCACTGCTACTGCTTTCCTCTGGAAGGGAAGAAAAATCATTGGACAAAGTACACACATGAAAGTGAGTTACACAGACTTCACTTTGCACAGATGGCTGTaggtttttgttaacaattcaATCAAAATTCCTGTGATGACAGCAACTTGATCCAAAATCCGCTACCGTCACCACCTTTGGGTGATCCAGCATTGAATTCCATTTTCTTGTTGTTTATGAAATTATGTGGAAATTGTTATAATTAGAAGGCTCCCACCATCTGCTGTTTTATCTCTTTGCCCATCAACTTGACTATGAGAGCCAAGTTGCTTGGAACGCACTGAACAGTTGGAAgacatttttgcttttctgGGCTTCAACTATACTATTACAGCCATGTATTAATCCATGCCACTCTCATGAACAACTAGATTGTTTGTACAAGATTAAATAACAGAAATGTGACACAGGTTCTTAGTGTTAAACAGTGAAGATGCATGATCAAGTTGATTCTCGAATGATTGCTACCTTCGGGCAGCTTCCGCTTTGCTGCAGTAGTTCCAGGTGCAGCAACAGGAGCCTTGGTCTTTTTCGAACGAACGGAGGATCCTCTGCTGGAGTAGCCACTCATTACTGACATAGTGTCGTCATCGCCACCAGCCTGTAGGGAATTCCTGTATGAAATGAGGGGGAGCCAGCAGTCCTCTCTTTGCAGAGCCATCTGGAACGTCATGAAACGCTCCAAGTACATGTGgctgtggagggaaaaaaatggattagataaacaaacatgctgccacaaaaaaaaaaaactcttctaAACACAGAAATCAAACTTACACAGTCCTCTTGTCTTGTTTCATCAGTTTAGAGGAGAATTCGCTGAGGATGTCTAAGAAAGCCAGGTTGAGGGGAGGGCCTCCTTCTCCCTGCGGACTTGGATCCTTGAAAGAAAACTCGATTCCATCCCTAGGAAACAAGCAGAGATGTACATgaagaaaatggaaaatttAGGTGGGCATAAGGAATGTTTCAATGACTTGAAATTAGGAGAATATTACTAAAAATTGAGAAATTGGTCATTTAAACTTGACTGCAACAAGTATTATTGCATTAAATCTTCCATCAAGGTTTAAATTGTGTTGCTTCTATAGACGTGGTGTTTGCAAGTtgacaagtaaaaaaacaacaacaacaaaaacttactTGTGTAGCATGGCAATGGCATCTCTGGTTTTCACTTGGTCAAGCCCAAAGGTTAGAGAAAATCGACGGGCCAACTCTTTGATTCCACAGAAAGCAGAGGAGGACCGATCAAACCCATGGCCCAGTTCTGACAGCATTTCATTGAAAAGCTAACAGAGACAGAAAGGAAACATTTGCATGAATAATTGCAATGTGGCTGAAACAAATCGGAAGTTCTTGTGCGCCAATTAGAAAGTGAGCAAAACTAAACACCAACCTGCTGAAGACTGAGGATGAGGGTTTTGGCACACTGAATCTTGTCAATTTGCCGGGTCTTACTCATTGTTTCCTTAATGATGTCACCATAATCATTGTAATActgtagaaaaaacaaaacaaaaacaaaacttacaTATGCAACTCTAATAAGACCAAatagtcacaattttttttttctgggtctGGTGCTCCTGTTTCAAAGAATGTTTGATTGTAGAGAAAATCGGGGTGAAATAAATGATCTAGAAAAACAAACTAACCCTCATGTACTGTTTGAAAATGTCAGCACCGGTTCTCATTTCTACCACACAGTAGATGATCAGTTTACAATAGCCAGCCAGGAGGTTTCTCCTCTTGTGTAAAGCTTCAATTTTCACTGCCTCGTCGTCCTGTTGGCCATCTAAAAGATAGAAAACCCAACAAATTAGTTTTTCTGAtactcttttgtttttaaatacaaagaTCAATTACCGGGTAACACACAGTACACGCCCTTTTCCTGCCACTTATCATAATTTATATTAGCCATACAGTAGACAACATTTACATAAATAACGTTGTCAATTAGCGTTGGCCATTTCTTAAAAATTACAAGTAGATTTATTAGGACGGCTTGTTCTTCTGTAGTAGCCAAACTATTTATTTTGCCTTTGAGTTTACACTTGTTTCAGATGTCATGACCTTTTCTTCCCCAGTAATGGCAACAAGATGAAGCAGAATCAAGTCAGAGTGACCTTGGTCTTTTCAAAATCTAATCAGGTCTTCCCTGATTCTTTGTAGAAATTCCTTGAAGGCAGTCTTACATATCACTTTCACAAGAATAGGATGTAAACAGAAGTTAAAACTAAATGCCTCTGGCTAAAAGGCAAGAAAAACTACAGGTCACTTATCTTAGACCTTTTGTAAGGCCTGTTTGAACCTTTCACAACATTGGCCTAAGGACAGCCAGAAGGTTTTGCAAGTATTTTAAAAGATGGCGTGGATTGTATATGACAGTGTTCAAGTCAAAATTGCTGTTTCCAAATACACTATATCACTTGCCAAGAACAAGTGTGCCACGAGGATTTAGCAACAAAGACAAaaggtaggggggggggggaattataAACTTTGATTGTTCATAGATATCGATGGATTATTTATAGACACACATACCAGAATTATACAAGTTAAAAATCTGACTTGACTATTACATCACTTAACATTGGCGCCAATCAATGTTTCTTACAAATTccctaaaaatataaatgctgCTTCAATGCTATCCTAAGCCACACCTGGTTTGCAAACATTCGACACATTCACATCTGTAGATCGACAGCTTAATATTGAAAAGAACACTTCCATGGGTATTTCGAGTCATAGCAGTGGATGCACATTTGTTTGTACCTGTGCTATTGGTGTCGTCATCCTGGTCTATGAAGACATGATTTAGGATGAAAGAGAGCAGTTCAGACTGAAGCGAGTCCTCTGGGGAATAAACCAAGGGCTCAAGGTGTTCCCTGCCTCCAGCCACCATCTGGTGGCTGAAGATGAGCAGGAGGTCACAAAGGATGGTGAATGCCTGCAGTGGAAACAACAAAATAGTAGGAGGAGTCTTTGttagatataacaataaattgCAGTACATCGGTAAATTTCTATAGGATTTTTCAGCGCTTAAATACATTACattaatttgagttaaaaatgtcACCTGTTCTTTAACAGCTGTGTTGACATTTGTGAGGTACCGTTGGCACATCATACAGAAGGCCCTCATCTGTTTCCTCAAGGTAACCATGTCATCCTGAAAGGTCAGACAGGTGTTCAGCGGTACAGCCATGCTTGGCTGAAGTACAAACAGACGTTGGGTGAATCGGCCCTCACCTTTCTGGAGCTGCCTTCAGATAACTTGGCCAGCTGCCACAGGATCACATAGTGGGTGCACTGCAGCGAATGGATGACTATCTGCTCAAAAGAGAAATGAACATTAAAAATTGCAGTTGCTCATAGAGTGAATAATTCTGAGGACATGCTCATCGAAGCGTTCAACCAATCTATCTTTAAGTGTTTTTAATTAACCTGTTCGGGCATATCTCCATTCTCTATGCCTGTGTTGAGCAATTTAAAGTTGCTGGTGAACAGGTCCCATCCAGAGAGATCATGTGCACTGCAGGACACACAAGACAAAGTCAAAAGAAGACACTACTCACACACGCCTTCATGGACAGACATGAAAAACAGCAGATTGAGAGCACAAGAGGAAATTCATACTTGTGAAAAGCTGTGATCCTCTTTAGAGTTGACAAAACCTGATAAGCATCGTCTTCATCAGTATCTTCACCCTGGAAAGAGAAATTTAATCCAATGAATACTCGTGGTGGGTCCAGCAACATCAACGCGTTGCGCATGAGTCGAGTGAATTTGTGTCGTTGCGCGTATCGCTTAAAGAAGCAACATGACTGATTCAGCCACAATATTGCTCAAAACTACATGTCACTAAGGCGGCGAACTATATAAGGAAGCACATCTGTCAATGGGGTGCGTCTCTGACAAAATAATCACTCATCTTTTGAAGAACAATTCTTTCCTTCAAGCCACTGTCATATGGAGCCCGAAAGCAAGAAAAGGGTTCTGATCTCATATCAGCAAATAAgatacatattttcatttccttgtTTCATTGTTTCTCTTAGTTTCCACTTGATCTATTAGAATTCAAATCTATTTCAAAGTAACTTCTTTGTTGaaatgattcattttattttttgaaggcCAAATGTCATTTGTTTGACTGTCCTACATTATAAAAGAGTATGCTCATGGAAAAGAAATCACAAATCCAACCAGAATAAAAACGAGTGTACAGACCTTTTACAACTTTCTCATTGTCACTTAATAGTCGTGAATACATACATTTGAAGGGCAGTAGCTTCTTGCTTGCCATGTAGAAATTGTGGAGATGGGGTAAATGATGAGATGAGAAAACGAAGGCAGGTCATGTCAATTTACTCTCTAcatattttgataattttttcgTTAGGCTCTTTCAACTTTCAATATCAAGCTTCTGTATATcttattaatttcatcatgaGCCAAAAAGAAATGTTTGCATAGAAAATACGTAGATATGtagttaatatattttaatatttagtgTAAATCgaaatcataggtgtcaaacttcgGTCCTCGacggccagagtcctgcaggttttggatgtttcccttctccaacacagctgataaatgatcagctcatcagcaagctctgcaaaagcctgataacgttcctgctgattggaatcagcttgtgttggaagagggaaacctccaaagccTGCAGGACTAAGGCCTTCggggaccggagtttgacatctATGATCTAAATATACCCCTTTTGGATGTCTCCACTGTTTAGGCAGGTACCCCAGCCTCATCAATGCCTCGTAAATACGACGACGATTTCGCGTATATGCCCAACTTGTGCACAAAGTACAAACATTCCTATGcatttgtccaaaaataaagCCCAATGTGAGAGAAATTCTGCATGAACTGCAGTTTTTTGTGACATGccacaattaatcaattaattaccaTTCAATTATAACTTAAGATGAGCAGACGCAGGGACAAAACTAAAAGAAAGAACAGAGGATAATCAAGCATGGTTGTCAGACAGAGGGTTTACAAAAAGGAAGTGGACTCCTACCTCTTGTAGAAAATCCTCCAGTAGCCTGTTAAACTTGTCCACCAGCTCATCCAGCAGCTGGGAGCGGGCAATGTCGACCCTGTTAAATATTGTGAACTCTTCATTGCAGAGGGCATGGTAGGTTTTGGAGCATGTCTCCAAAACTTCAGTGTCTGTGTGCTTCTCCACAATTTCCTTGATTTGGCGGAGAAGGGCTTCAAGGTGCTGCATTCAACATTAAATAGATATTGATTGACATATGTGACAGTATTCATAcagtgcaacaacaacaacaataatacattACACCCCCTTGCGACATAACCAAGGACTTCTGAATTGTTAAGTGGATGAGCAAAGTACAAGCCCACTGTGCCACCCCAtatcataacataacataacatatttTGTATGCATGGGTGGTGTATTATCCATGTTATAATACAAAATCTAAGAAGAACATTTGACTGACCTTTTCCAGACGTCCTGTGGTGTAAATTTCAAGGTCAAAGAACTGAGGAAGCTGCAACAAGTTGGTCACCTTCTCTGCATCTACGGCATACTGTTGGGCAAACATTCATCTAAATGCTATTTTCTGAAGAACATACAGGAGCCAAAGTATCCAAGCAATGACATACCTTGGCCAGTAGAGGGGGCAAAGCTACAGCAAAGAGCTCTGTCATTCTGGTTCTGTCATCAAGCTGAGTCTTCTTTTCTTTAGCTGTCATCACCTGAATGCGGATACAAGTCAAATACCTTTGTGCTATAACAATACATTATTGAGTAAAAATCAATCAGCAACTAGAAAGACATTCTCCTTAAAAAAACCCTTAACATTTCATGGTGCATCTTGTAATTGTTTAGACAGACAGAGGAACCCGGTTCCAGTAATAGTTAACAGTCAGTTTCCGTAGTGTAGTTACATTATACTTTTTACTgttattaaaatgatttattatcaTTACCTTTCAAGGGCCAAGGAAGAAATTATTTCATTGTGGAaagggtgtttttgttttttgtaaacagtCATTGGTTCATTTAATTAGTGAAGAGGCTAAATGCTTTGAccgataatgtaataattttaagGCGATAACGTTCCATATAAAAACATCAAGAAACGCGACCATACTGCCATAAGTGGCAAATCCTTTAATTACATCTTTATCCACTGTGCAACTTACCCGCTTCCCTGTGCCTCTTCCCACAGGTGGGTGACATTCAGCAGCCTGGCGTACAGTGCACAGCATGATTTCGATCAAAGCTGTCTCTTGTCTGTCAGTAAGAGCTACAagtcacaaagaaaaaaacaattctggttaataaataaacacatttgctTCAAGCCACTTATCAGTAACCCGTGATGAGATTTTCGTCATACCTTCCTCTCCTGGCAATGGGTCATCTAACAATAAGCTGGTCATACAGTCCCAGTCCTTCAGTAACTCAGGACCACAATCCCAGAGAGAGTCCACCAAGTAAGCTGCATGTTCATGGAGCTAAAACGATTTTCAGACAATATGGGTGAATAACTTGATAGTTGGTTGCACTTACTTAATACagacgacaacaaaaaaaaaacttgtgtacCTCACTCTCTAGGAAGAAGAAGACAGTGGTCTTGATGAGGTTGGCGTTGGGGCTTTGTCTCCCTCTCCTTTTAGGGGCACCCTCCTCCTCTGGTTCCCTCTGGCTAAACAATCTTTGAAAACAGAGTAGTTTGATAGCTTAAATAACCTACTCCCCTAACTCCTCCATTTGAGCCTTAAATGTAATCTGTCTAGAAGCCACAAATGTCTCACAAAAAGTTGAAATGCAAGTGGTGACTAGTGTTTGAAGTTAGGAAATTCTTCAGCTGGACACATAATGgcggtactgtactgtaaacctgtgactttttttccacactaaCGTCACAGGTTGTGGTATGCAAATTAAATTCACAGTAAAGAAACTACAAGTGTAAATTCCACTGTTTGTAGTTTTTGAATGTTAGAATTTATTGGCATTACAGTGGAGAAGGTTGACAAactacattattattatcacagAACACTAAACCATTTAAACTTTACTGCAATCcaaatttggttttaaaaagtgttcATGTAAACACGGCATATGAAATAATATGAACTCCATGTATCCTGGTAGGTAGGACACAAAAGTTGAGCCTAGGCTAAGACACACGCCAAATGACGAACTTCAGCTCGGCGGTGAAAAGCACAATTCTGTTCAGGTTATGTCTGACATACTTTTTGTAGAGGAATTCTCCTGCTGCAACAGCAACAGGCCTGTGTGCCGAGTAGACCAGATGATAAACGCTCTCACAATCCTCGGGGGTCAATACCTCATCTGTACTActgcagaaacaaacaaaaagagccTTTCTAGTAAAAGGTACACACACAATTGTTACAAGTTACTCGGATGTGCTGGATGTAATACTTTATGTGTGAGTGAGTACAAGGTGCTTCTAATGGAGAAGGGTTTTTTGTACTGATAAATGGTAAACAGTGTTTCAAGAGTGAGACAAACATTTAGAACTTACTTCAAAACTAAAGTGAGCAACTTAATTGCTTGTACTGCAACGTCATATTCCTTATCAAGGGTCATGGAGACAATGCGGTCCTAGGAAAAATGAAAGGGAAGAAAAATTTGACAGGTTTTTAGGTACAAATGAAGCATCAGAGATAACCCTTCTGGCAGTGTGTCAGACAAGTCAATGGCAATTGAGCTTTTATAGTAAGTAGTGTAAATGCTGTTTAAgatgtccagcaggtggcgctgaCCTTGAAGCGACTGGTGAAGAGTTCCAGCCTTGCATTAAGTTCTCTGTTGTAGTACAGACCCTGGAGCGCTGTCAAACACTTCAGACGGACCTCACCTTGCTAAAACCAGGAATTTGAAAAcagcaaaatgtattaaaattaaaGTATTCGGTAATCACAGACAcctaaaaccaaacaaaaattaaattcTATTGCCCaagataaaaataacaaatgtttttaaaaaatcttaaagggataacttttagccattttcagcagtacgAAGTAAAAACaccttttgccacttgctgtcaactaaaaatgacatcacaggtgctcagagctcaggtaccgaccaatcacggctcacctgttttctgggtttgatcatgtgaagttcacaaactgagccatgattggtcatttgTTCCCTGAGCacacatgatgtcattttcagtcataaGGGGACAAAATAGacataagtggcaaaatgtgtttttaaaggtattaatagTATATGAAAACCAATGACATTATTAAATCAATTACAGACAACATATTAACTTCTTAccactgaaaatggctaaaatgaATTAAGTAGCCCTTTAATTGAAACATTAGAAACCACCAACTGTAATCACGCTGTTTACATTTTTGGTTTCATAAACGAATGATAAATGTTTCCACCATGTGTTTGAGTTAGGGATGGGATAGTTTGTGAAATGAGACAATACTTCTAATGGGCCACAGCTCTTCGGTTTTGACATTCATCTTGCAttgacactgtgtgtgtgtgtgtgtgtgtgtgtgtgtgtgtgtgtgtgtgtgtgtgtgtgtgtgtgtgtctgtgtgtgttgcaCGTTCCACCACTAACGGGCTTTAAAGTGCAGCTCATGAACGCAATAAACAGAGGATCTGAGAGACTCAGACAAACGTGAAGAAGCACTTTATTCAAAACTCTGGTTGTCGATTAATTTCAATTTCACCAATGAATATGACGACAGCGTGAACACTGTTGACGTTTTATTGTATGTAAACATTGCTTGAAAAATCTCATGCACTTTTGAAGAAAGTAGCAATTTGACCAAGCCTCTGCTGTGTTTGAATCCTTATATAAAGCTTGCTAGACACACACCAGTCAAATAATTTGAAAGGGTAACATCAGCAAAACAGCAAGTGTCTATTGAGAATCCTTTTCAATACACCTACCTTGCCATTTGATATAAACAAGAGAAAATAACCCGCACAGTGTGAGCATTTAGAGCCCTTTCCTGTGGTTGGCGATGTTTTAATTCCCAACCTAATGCTGCGGTCAGAGTGAATGTGAGTTGAGTTTCTGGTAGAGCTTTTCCATATATAGTCAACGCAACTGTGGGGTCAAGCGCCATTGCATGCCAGCAACgccaatgaaacaaaaaaaaatattcttttccCATCTTGCAAAGGTTTGTACCCACCTTATCGTGCATGGTCCATCCCACATACTTCAGGTAACTGTCGTTAAGGAAGGCATCACTATAGAGCTTCATCCAAACTCCAATCTCTTCTATACAGATGGCTCTGATTTCAGCTATTGAATCACTGTTGGAACATTATGATTATTGGTTAAAAGATAATACAACAAATATGTCTTGTacagcagcaaaaacaaaacaaaacaaacaaaaacaagttcatTTGGTGGTGCCATACCGATAACGATGTACAAAGACTCCTTTAAATATTGCATTCATCATGTTTTCAATCTCATCCTGGTTTTCTTGGAGCTGAAATGGAAACAAAGTAAATTGCTCAATGTTGCCTGGAGCAAAACAAAGCATCAGCATGCGAGAGTTCTGCTGCACAATGTTAACAATTTATTTGTATCATGTTTGCGTTGAGCTGATACAACTTGCTAAAAAGCGCCAGTTGTCTCGTGTCAAAAGGACATTCTCCCAGAAGCTTTGTGGAAACCACTCACTAGTCTCGTCTGTTATTTCAGTGATCATTGTGGGGTTTTTTCTTCCTTTATCAAAAGTTACTATTAATATTGCCTGTGTGTGTAAGTGGCAGCCAAATTTGCCACCAGGCTGTACAGTACAAAGGCAGATGGAAGGCAGGTTGGACCTGCTGGGATATAACCCAGTTAACACAAGATGCTAGTTGACTAACACAATGTATGAACGTTTCCACTACCAACATCATTGTTGCACCTCCAAAAGAGGAAGAACATATTctatatcaaaataaaatgattcacACTGATTGTTATGCATGGCAGCCAAAGCGCAAATGACTACGCCAAATTCTGTATCTTTACTGTAAAATTGCTCCCTATATAAACCATTgccattaattaaaaattactaTGCTAAGTCTGCCAGCGTTTGTGACATAGTGGAAGAATTTTTTTCTAACCCTAAACCCAGAAGAGGCATTGATCTCTGCAGTTTCTATTAATAAAACACATGAAGGCACTGCAGAGAATTGACACTTAGATACATCCATTCGGcaaacaatatataaaatattgtgGCCCAAATGTAACGTTAATTGaaaattaactcaaattttCCAAAACTGTATTCATATGAATCAAAGTGACCATACCTCTTTACGTTTCTGCAAGAGGAACTCCAGTCTGTCATTGGCCCTTTTGGCCACGATTTTATTCCTTTCTGCCTCGTATTGTCGCTGGGTGTTGTCCATGTTAATGCTCAAGTTTAGAGCTACATTCACCAGGGCTGTCATCAGCTTCATTGCTGTtcacacaaaatacacaaaataacacCTTTCACTGGCGGGCTCAGTGCAATTCAAAATGAGTTCTCCCGCAAGACAATGTCATTACGATGGCACATCCAGCCCTTCTATTCAATTTCAAACAGAAATAATCTTACCTGCCAGTGTAGATGTGTGCCTGAAGGCTCTGACTTGAGAGTCTGATAGTCCGGTGAGAAGAGAGATAACTGTGTCCATCATATACTCATCATAGATGATACTGTATTGACACTGCCGCACTAGGACCGAAATGAATTCACAAAAACTTGACTTGAACTTCTTCCACAGGGGCCCTGCTATAGTAAGAGGGTAGTCTCCACTGTCCTATGGAGGCCACAGAGGAAAAGAGCAGAGTTATTACCAAGAAGTGCGCCTCCAAGTGTTCTCCATCACGTGCCATAAAACAGTGGCTGCGAAAAGCAGTAATTCTAAgcaaatattaaacatttacaaaattgaCATTATACATGAAAGGGTCAAA from the Vanacampus margaritifer isolate UIUO_Vmar chromosome 10, RoL_Vmar_1.0, whole genome shotgun sequence genome contains:
- the stag2b gene encoding cohesin subunit SA-2 is translated as MIAAPEIPADFPYAPDTDTQFSSDTDFSEDPDGRSSNSAKGKGGKKGKKAAGDKPKMVKGVGRINGHHQENGMENMMLFEVVKLGRSAMQSVVDDWIESYKHDRDVALLDLINFFIQCSGCKGVVSGEMFRNMQNSEIIRRMTEEFDEDSGDYPLTIAGPLWKKFKSSFCEFISVLVRQCQYSIIYDEYMMDTVISLLTGLSDSQVRAFRHTSTLAAMKLMTALVNVALNLSINMDNTQRQYEAERNKIVAKRANDRLEFLLQKRKELQENQDEIENMMNAIFKGVFVHRYRDSIAEIRAICIEEIGVWMKLYSDAFLNDSYLKYVGWTMHDKQGEVRLKCLTALQGLYYNRELNARLELFTSRFKDRIVSMTLDKEYDVAVQAIKLLTLVLNSTDEVLTPEDCESVYHLVYSAHRPVAVAAGEFLYKKLFSQREPEEEGAPKRRGRQSPNANLIKTTVFFFLESELHEHAAYLVDSLWDCGPELLKDWDCMTSLLLDDPLPGEEALTDRQETALIEIMLCTVRQAAECHPPVGRGTGKRVMTAKEKKTQLDDRTRMTELFAVALPPLLAKYAVDAEKVTNLLQLPQFFDLEIYTTGRLEKHLEALLRQIKEIVEKHTDTEVLETCSKTYHALCNEEFTIFNRVDIARSQLLDELVDKFNRLLEDFLQEGEDTDEDDAYQVLSTLKRITAFHNAHDLSGWDLFTSNFKLLNTGIENGDMPEQIVIHSLQCTHYVILWQLAKLSEGSSRKDDMVTLRKQMRAFCMMCQRYLTNVNTAVKEQAFTILCDLLLIFSHQMVAGGREHLEPLVYSPEDSLQSELLSFILNHVFIDQDDDTNSTDGQQDDEAVKIEALHKRRNLLAGYCKLIIYCVVEMRTGADIFKQYMRYYNDYGDIIKETMSKTRQIDKIQCAKTLILSLQQLFNEMLSELGHGFDRSSSAFCGIKELARRFSLTFGLDQVKTRDAIAMLHKDGIEFSFKDPSPQGEGGPPLNLAFLDILSEFSSKLMKQDKRTVHMYLERFMTFQMALQREDCWLPLISYRNSLQAGGDDDTMSVMSGYSSRGSSVRSKKTKAPVAAPGTTAAKRKLPEEESSSSEVWQQGIQTPVMLPSPHLTSTAMRDPKRGRDDSYMGVYALPHDQPQPHQHPQQHHQQAPQHHQTPMDYNSQVTWMLAQRQQEEARQQQERAMNYAKLRSNLQHAIRRGTGLMEEDEEPIVEDVMMSSEGRMDDLNEGMDFDTMDIDLPPSKNRRERSELKPDYFDPASIMDESVLGVSMF